The window TATTGCCTGTATTTCTGATAGACGGCGAAGTCATGAAACGAGTGGCTGTAAGGCTCAGATCGACTGAACTGGGATCAGTGTCAGGTCGTCGACCAGCCCTACTTCGCGTTGCACAAAGGGTTCGCCGTATCGCACTCCGGCGAGGAGGCCGTAGTGTCTGGCTTCGGCGAAGGTCCGCTCGCGAATCTCTTCTTCCGGAACGAACAATCCCCCGCCCTGCGCCTGATTTGCATACTGCGACTTGTAGGCCATCAGCGAGGCGTGGCGCTGCTCGATGAATTGTGTAATATCCACTATGAAGCTGGGGCGCACGTCGGCGTAGAGGCTGGCGTAGACGATCTTGAAGGGACGATGCGGCGGCAAAGCCTCTACGCCCATCCCTTGCAGGCGGGAAAGTCCCGCTAGAAAACAGGCTTCGTAGCCGAGCGTGGAGCAGGTGGCGTGGTCCGGATGGCGGGCTTCCCCATACGGCAGAATTACTACCCTGGGCCGTAATTCGCGGACGACTCGCGCAATCTTGAGGCGATTTTCCAAGGTGTTCGAGACTGCGCCGTCGGGTAAGTCCAGCGCCTGCCGGTGGGTTACGCCGAGGATTCGGGCTGCCTCTTCGGCTTCAGCAGCGCGTTCCGTGGCGCTGCCACGGGTGCCGGATTCGCCTTGCGTCAGATCCAGAATTCCGGTGCGGAGGTTGCGCGCGGCCATGCGGAGGAGCGTGCCGCCGCAGGTCTGTTCGACATCGTCGCGGTGAGCTGCGATGGCCAGCACATCGACGGAAGGATCGGATGTGCTGGTCATCTGCTGGTCATGTGTAGCTCAGTCTGCATTGCCTTAGTAGACCGTGTTGTCTCCGTCTGTGATCGCGTCCATGTAGGCCACGTCGTAGGCGGTACCGGTGACGGTGACGTAGAAGTTGTTGATCGCCGATCCGTCGGTGGTCGAGTAGATATACACCTGGCCGCCTTCGGCGATGTAAACCTTGTTCAGACTGGTCACTGCGGCGATTCCCGTCAAGTCCCCCTGATACGGTTCGATCAGGGACACCGTGTTGGTGGACGTGTTGAACATTGTGAGACAGCCGTAGGGCTGGCCGGTCGCGTATCGCTCTCCCTCGGTGCAGCGAATGCCTCCGAGCCAGAGCGTGTTGTTATCGGCCAGAACCATGCGCGTCCGCTGACCTGGGGAGCTGTCACTGACGGAAATCGGGCTTCCGGCGGTGCTATTGGTGAGATTGATCGGGGTGAGATATCCGGAGAACAACTGGCCTGCCGCCAGAGTGCCGGTGGGAGATCCCTCTCCTAATACGTAGAGCGTGTCGACGTTGTCCGGACCGCCCGTCGCTTCCAGGGCGTTGCTGGCGCCGCCGGGCACCGCGATTGTGCTCTTTGTGAGAGCAGACGTGGTAGGAAGCGAGCCTTCCTGCTGGCCATCTGTCACGTTAAAGGGACCGGTCGGCAGAATGCTGACAGAGGAGGCGTTGCCGCCGCACTCGGGACCGCAGTTCAGGATGTAGATCGAGCTGCCGTCTTCGGAGAAGACGCCTTTGACCGGCCGATCGAAGCTCAACGGCGCACCGTAAGCGACGTTGAACTGCGTATTCATATTGTCCGGGCTCTGCATCTGCGCCAGGCACATGCCGGGTTTATTCTTCGGTTCGCAATCGACGTAGGGAGCCGGCCAGGTTTGATTCGTCAGGTAGAAGGCGGCGAGCGCGGCGGAGTCGGCGGAGGTCAGTTTCCGCGGATAGTAGGCGTAGTTGGAGTTCTGAACGAAGGCCAGCATGATCGTCCCGCCGGGATTCATCGAGACGTGGTTCACGCCGGGCAGGCTCAGGGCGTAGGTATTGCCCCCGGCCTTGTCCACTACCGTGAGCACGTTGGCCGACTGGCTGGCAGCAATGACCCATAACTGATTGCGTGAGACGAAGACGCTGGAGGAGAGTCCAGCGAGGGTCGCGGCGGAGCCGATTACGGACTCCTTCGCGTAGTTGATCAGGGTGAAGCTTCCGTCGCCCGATCCGTACACGGCGCCGATCTGCTCTTCGGGCATGTTTTGAATGGTGCTGGGCAGCGCGCCGCTATAGCCGCTGATGCTGAACGAAGGGACCTTGTCGTTGAAGCTTTGACGGATGTCGTAAAACGCGTCTACGAACTGAAGCAAGCCCTTGCTTGCCGCGCTGGGGTTCTGAATCGCGATGAGCACCCGATTGGCTATGCCGCTGGGTGGCAAAACACGGCCATCAAAATAGAAATTGTTTCCACAGCCCGCCAGTACACCCGCGGTGACAATCGCCGCCAAGGCGCAAATCACGAGACTTCTCTTCTTCAAAATCCTATACCTCAAATCAACAGGCTGACTGGCAAAGTATAACAAAGCGGGCATTGTACCCGCGCCCGGCCCAAGGGGCCGACTCGATATCCCGCTCGAACTGCTGTGAAAGAGAGTCTCGAATCCGTCTCCGCATTGGACGCAAATCAATGAACAAGGACAGCCGACTTGCAAACGCGATAGCATGATTTGTAACGTGCGAACCTTGAAGGAAATTTTTGCCGACCGGCCGGTGCTCTGTGACGGAGCGATGGGAACCGTCCTCTACGCTCGCGGAATCTTTATCAATCGCTGCTACGACGAGCTGAATCTCTCCGATCCCTCGCTGATCCTCTCGATTCACGAGGAGTATTTGCAGGGGGGAGCTGAAATTCTGGAGACGAACACCTTCGGGGCGAATCGCTTTCGCCTTGCCCGGCATGGATTGGCGAGCCGGACTGCGGAGATTAACGAAGCCGGTGTCCGTCTTGCGCGGCAGGCTGCCGAGCATCTCAAAGACAAGCAGGCGGGCGACGCCTGGGTAGCCGGATCGGTCGGCCCGCTTGGAGTGCATCTGGAGCCGCTGGGAAAGACCGGGCTGGAAGAGGCCCGCGCGGCATTTGCCGAGCAGATTGCCGCCCTGGCGGCGGCAGGCGCGGACATGCTGATGATTGAGACGATGCCCGCCCTGAACGAGGCTCGCGAGGCTCTGCTGGCGGCGAAAGAAACCGCTCCGGGATTGCCGGTCTTTGTGATGGTGACGGTGGATGATGACGGCAACTGCCTGGACGGATCATCCCCGGAACATGCGGCGACGATGTTCACCGAACTGGGAGCCGATGCGATTGGCTGCAACTGCTCTACGGGACCGGCTACCGTCCTGACGGCGATTGAGGCGATGCGGGCGGTTACTTCCCTGCCGCTGGTTGCGATGCCCAACGCCGGAATGCCGCGGGCTGTCGAGGGGCGCAACATCTATCTGTGTTCGCCAGAGTACATGGCGAGTTTTGCGCGCAAGGCCATCAAGGCCGGGGCGCAATATGTGGGTGGCTGCTGCGGAACTACGCCGAACCATATCCGGGCAATGAAATCGGCTATCCGCGCAATCGATGCTCAGAATCGCAATGAATCTCGCGATCAGGCGAATCCTAAGAGCGGGGTCGAGGTTCTTGGAGGCGCTTCTTCGGCGCTCAATGCAGAGATCCCGCCTGCGCCGCTTGCCGAGCGCTCCCAGATCGGCTCACTTGTGGCGGAAGGGACGTTCGTTACGCTGGTGGAGATCGTTCCGCCGCGCGGCATCGATTGCCATAAGGAGATCGAGGGGGCGCGGCTACTGGCTTCGCTTGGCGTACATGCGATCAACGTGCCGGATTCGCCGCGCGCTTCGGCTCGCATGAGCGCGCAGAGCCTGTGCATTCAGATTCAGCAGCACACCGGGATCGAGACGGTGCTGCACTATACCTGCCGCGACCGCAATGTTCTCAGCATTCAGTCGGACCTGCTCGGAGCATCGTCAATCGGATTGCACAATATTCTGTGCCTGACCGGCGATCCGCCCAAGCTGGGTAATTATCCCGATGCGACGGCGGTGTTTGACGTGGATGCGATTGGTCTGGTGAACATCGTGCGGAAGCTCAATTATGGCTTCGACATTGGCGGCAACTCGATCGGTGCCTCCACCAACTTCACCATCGGCGTTGCAGCCAACCCCGGCGTGCCGGACATTGAGCAGGAATTGCGCCGATTTGCCTGGAAGGTGGAGGCCGGCGCGGAATATGCCATTACCCAGCCGGTCTTTGACCTGCGATTGCTGGAGACATTCCTGCGCCGTATTGAGGAGTTTCGAATCCCGGTGATTGCGGGAATCTGGCCGCTGACCAGCTTGAGGAACGCCGAGGTGCTGCGCAATGATTTGCGTGTTTCGGTGCCCGAATCTGTGATGCTGCGCATGGCCCAGGCGGATTCGCCCGAAGCTGCCCGTGCGGAGGGCGTAAGCATCGCACGTGAGATGCTGATGGAAGCCCAGCCGATGGTGCAGGGCGTTCAGGTCAGCGCACCTTTCGGCCGGTACGCGCTGGCTGCCGAGGTCATTGCATCGGTCCTGCCGGAAGCAACAGGGCCGACACGCTAAACTGCTGCGGATCGGGCCACAAAAAGGAGCAAAGAGCCTGTATGGCTAACTTCGAAGACTCGCTGAAGAAGCTGGAAACGATTGTCGCGCAACTGGAGCAGGGCGATCTGGCTCTCGAAGAGTCCCTCAAGTTATTTGAAGAAGGCGTAGGCCTGTCGGCTGCCTGCAAGCAGGAGCTGGACGCTGCGGAAGGTAAAGTTCAGATGCTGGTGAAACAGCGCGACGGCAGCCAGAAACCTGAACCATTCCTGGCGGAGAGCTAGCCCGGCTGCTTCTAGGGCCATCGTTCAACTGGCCGTCAGCATGTATGATTTTTTGAACAGGATTGCCTGCTCTCAGGGAAGGCCTGTTCTAATTACTTCGATGCCTGAATCCAATCAAGACACAATTTCCAAATCCGAAGCCGCAGATTCGACGGCGCCTACCTCAATCCATGAAACGGCAGTGCGCGAGCCTTTTCGGCTAGACGGCCTGCACGCGCTCGTCACCGGCGGGGCAAGCGGCATCGGCGAGGCAACCTCGCGGGAGCTTGTTCGCGCAGGCGCGTTCGTCTGGATCGCGGACATCAACCTGACCGCGGCGAAGGCGCTTGCCTCCTCGCTGGGCAACGCTCAGGCCGTTTCCATGGATGTAACCTCAGCACAGTCCATAGAAGAGGCCGCTCTGCAACTGCCGCAACTCGATATTCTAGTGAACAATGCCGGGATCGGACATGTGGGCGGCATCGCAACGACACAGGCCGAGGATTTTGACCGGCTCTTGAACGTCAATGTCCGATCGGTTTTTCTGGTTACGCAGCGATTGCTGCCGCTGCTGCTGGCAAGCCCCGCAAAAGGCTCGATTGTGAACATCGGCTCGGTGGCCGGAATGATCGGAATCCGGCAGCGCTTTGCCTACTGCACTACGAAGGGTGCGGTGCTGGCCATGACGCGGCAGCTCGCGGTCGAGTACCCCAAGGAACTGCGGGTTAACGCCATCTGTCCCGGCACCGTGGAAACACCCTTTGTCGAAGGCTATCTGGACAAGTACCACGCGCATGAGAAAGAGAAGATTCGCGAAGAGTTGCGCGCGCGCCAGCCGATGGGACGCCTGGGACAGCCGGAAGAGGTTGCATCAATGGTGCGATATCTGAGTTCTCGCGAGGCCAGCTTCATCAGCGGTTCGCTATTCACAATCGACGGCGGTTGGACTGCCGCTTAAGCCTCTGTAACTCGAACGGGAGTTGGCATGAAATTAGTTTCCTTTTCTGAATTGAATAGACCTGCTGGTCCCGGTTCGATCCGTCCCGGAGTCCTGTTGGACGAGGGCAGCCGGGTAATTGATCTCACCACAGCCGGCCACGCCGATGCGCTGGCGGCAATCACCGCCGGAGTGACGGCGCTCACGAATGGCGGCGCGTATCGCGGCTACGCTGTCGACGAAATCAAGCTGCATGCGCCGCTCTCGAATCCGCCGCGCATCTTCTGCATCGGGCTCAACTATCGCGACCACGCCATCGAGTCCGGCATGGAGATCCCCAAGTTTCCGGTGGTCTTCTTCAAGATGGTGCCGTCGATTGTCGGGCCTGGCGACACAATCGTGATCCCGGAGATTACGAAAGAGCCGGATTATGAGGCCGAGTTTGCGTTCGTGATCGGAAAAGGGGGATTTCAGATTCCCGCGAGCAAGGCGATGGATCACGTCTACGGCTACACGATCATCAATGACGTTAGCGCTCGCGACATTCAGTTCTCGACGTCGCAATGGTCGCTCTCGAAGAGCCTGCCCACATTCTGCCCGATGGGGCCATCGATTGTGACTGCGGACGAGATTGCCGACCCGCATGCGCTCGATGTGCAACTCGCAATCGACGGCGAGGTGCTGCAGCACTCCAACACGCGCGAGCTGATCTTCAAGATTCCGGAGTTGATCGAATACATCTCGTCGATCACGCCGCTGTTGCCGGGAGATATCGTCTCCACCGGGACTCCTTTTGGCGTGGGGCTGGGGCGCAATCCGAAGCGCTGGCTTAAGGCGGGCGAGACCGTGACCATCACCATCGAAGGCCTGGGACAACTGACAAATCCAGTTGCCTAGGCCGCGGTTGTCTTCGCGGGACGCGCTCCGAACCAGGCGTAGAGCGCGATGCCGAGGAAGCATGCACCGGGCACACTGTAGGCGACATTTACGCTCATCGCGTCGGAGATCTTGCCCATGACAGGCGTGAGCGCGGCTCCGCCGATGATGGCCATCACCATCAGCGATCCGCCTGTCTTTGTTCGCGATCCGAGGCCATGAATCCCCAACGCGAAGATCGTCGGGAACATCATCGACATGAAGAAACTGCTGCACAGCAGGCAGATCACACCGACCCAGTTGAGCTGAGTAATCGCCATCAGCACCAGAAGGACGTTGCAGGCGGCAAAGATGCTGAGCAGCCGATCTGGGCGAACGTATTTCAGCAGCCACGCTGAGAGGAAGCGGCCAATGGCGAAGGCTGCGAGGGTTCCGGTGAGCATGTACCCGGCGACGCGCTCGGGCACTCCGGCATACGACTGCACATACTGGATGAAGTAGCTCCAGGTGCCTACCTGCGCGCCGACGTACAGGAATTGCGCCACGACGCCAAGGATAAAATGCCGCTTGAGCAATGTTCCAAGGCCGTCGCCGGTGCTGCCCTCTTCGTGCTCCTCTTCGACGTCGAGCGATGGGAACTTAGTGCGAGCGATGAGAAAGGCCAGGACCAGCGCTGCTATCCCGAGCACGAGATAGGGCGTCACGACGCGGATGATCTCTGAGTGCAGGTAGGCGGAGTATGTGCCATCCGCCTTCTTCGCTGCGATTTGACCTGCCGTCAGTTCCACGCCGGAAAAAATAAAAACCGTGCCGACCAAGGTGGCCGTGATGCTGCCTAACGGATTGAATGCCTGGGAGAAATTGAGCCGCTGCTCGGAGTTCTCCGGCGCACCCATCCGCACGATGATTGGATTGGCCGCCGTCTCAAGGAAAGACAGGCCGGAAGCGATGACGAACAGAGCCAACAGGAAGAAGCTGTAACTTCCGGCATTGGCTGCCGGCCAGAAAAGAAAGGAGCCGCTCGCGAGCAGGCACAACCCGGTCAGAATACCGAGCTTGTATCCGAAGCGCCGCATCAGGATTCCCGCCGGAATCGCCAAGCCAAAGTATCCCAGATAGAATGCCGTCTGAATGAATCCAGCCTCGAATCGCGTCAGGGCGAAGGATTTCATGAACTGGCGAATGAGGATGTCGTTCAGGTTGTTCGGAATCGCCCACATATAGAACAACGCCGTGACCAGCACAAAAGGCACCATGCGACCCGGCGGGACAATGGGCTGGTTCGACTCGCGCATCGGGTGAGTCTGCGAACTGGGAACAGTAATGTTCAAGTTAGTTCCACCTCGTCTTAGTAACTTGATTCGTCGAGCCTGTAGAAGCGCACGGCATTGCGGCCAAAGATCATTTCCTGCTCGTTCCGGCTAAGCTCTGATACAAAATCCTTTACAACATTGGCCCATCGCACATAACCACAAGCTGCGGCGCAGACAGGCCAGTCGGAACCAAAGAGCAACCGCTCCGGCCCGAAGGCCTCCAGCGCTGTCTCGACATAAGGCCGTAAATCGTCAACTGTCCATTCGTCGAAGTCGGCTTCGGTTACCATGCCGGAGAGCTTGCACGAAACATGAGGCCTTCGCGCAAGCTCGCGGATATGGGTTCGCCATGGCTCCAGTTCGCGGACGGCGATCAATGGCTTTGCGATGTGATCCAGGACCATCGGCTGCTCTGGGTGTTTGTCCACAAACCGGATCGCGGCGGGCAACTGGCGCTCGAAAATCAAGACATCGTATGTCAAGGAGTAGCGTTGCAGCAGTGCGATGCCGGAATTGAAATCATCGCGGGCCATGTATTCATCGGGCTCGCCCTGCAGCACGTGCCGCACTCCCTTCAGCTTCGGGTTTGCAGAGAGTGTATCGAGGGTCCGTTCGACATTCGGATCAATCAGCGGCACCCAGCCGACTACGCCCGCGATCCTTGGCTCTTTGTCAGCTAATTCGAGCAGCCATTCAGTTTCCGCCAGAGACTGGCAGGCCTGCACGGCAACCGTCGCGTCGATTCCTGCCTCGTCCAGCAAGGGCAGCAAATCCGCAGGCAAAAAATCCCGCCGGATGGCCGCCATCGAATCGTTGATCCAGCCAAATTCTTCGCGGGTATATTGCCAGAAATGCTGGTGCGCATCGACACGCATCGGTTTCGTTTCTATAGACATAGGCAACGCAATCGTATCCGCTCACACACAGGGTTGGCTATGGTATTCTCCGCGATGGTGGTCCCTGTCCGGAACCGTTTGTCATGGGACGAGCATCCAAGAGTGAAGTTATGAAGCCGATTTACATCGCCGCCTATTCTCAGTCCAAATTTGGCAAGTTGCTGGCCGTCACACAGGAGCAGATGATCGCGTCCGCTGTCGCAGGCGTCTGCGCCGAGATCGGGGTCACTGCTGACCAAATCGACTCCGGTTCCATCGCCGCTGCGTGCAACTTCTCGCTGCACCAACAGGGGTTGATGGCTGGCCTACTCGCTGGAGTTCCGGGGATGGCTGCGAAGCCCCTTGAGGCCGTCGAAAACGCTTGCGCCTCGGGAGGACAGGCGGTGCTTTCGGGCATCTACAAACTCCAGGCGGGGATTGGAGAAACGGCAATCGCTGTCGGGCTCGAAAAGATGCGCGATGACCAAGGCCGTGCCGACGGGGTTCGCGTCGGCGCTGCGCTCGGATATTTCTCCGACCCGGCCGAGCGGGGAGGCAAGACCTTTGTCTTTCCGCATATTTTTGCCGAGATCATGCAGCAATACATGCAGCATTGGTCGGTTTCGGAAGCCGAACTTGCGGCAATCGCCGTGCAGGAATACGCCAATGCCAGGCACAATCCGTTTGCGCAGATGCAGAAGGTCGAGGTGACTCTGGAGCAGGCCACAACGATAGGCGGAAACAATCGCTATCTGATCGATGGCTTGCCGCTCAAGACGTACGATTGCTCGCAGATTACGGATGGCTACGCCGCCATGATCCTTGCGACGGAAGAGGGCCTGAAGCGGCTCGGAGTCGACCGGCATAGCTGTGTGCAAATTGCAGGCTGGGGGCAGGCCGTCGACCCGCTGCAACACCAGCAGCGCCATGTGCTGGAACCGGCTGGTGCGTACCGGGCGATGCGCGGCGCATATGCCATGGCGGACATCACGCCGGCGGAGATTCAGGCTGCCGAGATTCACGATTGCTTTACGGTGATGGGCGCGCTGGGCACGGAGATCCTGGGCAAGGCCAAGCCCGGCAAGGGTGCGGCTTATTGGGCCGACGGCAACGCCGGCCCTGACGGGGATTGCGGTATTAACACTTCGGGCGGTCTCATTGCGAAGGGACACCCGGTTGGCGCAACGGGCGTTGCGATGATTGGCTGGGCGGCCTGGCAATTACTGAGCAAGGTACCGGCTCCGTTGCAGGTAGGCAACGCGGAACACGCGGCGACCTTTAACATCGGTGGACCGGTCTGCGCTTCGGTCTGCACGGTGCTGCGCGGCCCGCAATAGCCTTCCAATCAGCCGAGCGGAATCCAGCCACTGAGGGCGCTTGGAAATACGCCAAGCAGAGCTACTGCGAGCGCGATGATCACGAGAGTTGCGAGTTCGACGAATGAGATCAGCAGCGGCTCGGTCTGCGCTGATTTCACCACGTACACCCGCTTCAGCACCTGCAGATAGTAGAAGAGAGAAATTGCACTGGCGCCCAACGCCAGCGCCACGAGGGGCAGACCCCAATGGCCAGCGGTTGGCGAGCGCAGCACAGAAGCAAAAAGATTGAACTTGGCCCAGAAGCCGACTAACGGCGGAATTCCGGCGAGCGACAGAAGAAAAATCAGCATCGACCCCGCCAGAAGCGGATTGCGCCGGCTTAAGCCTGCGAACGCATCCAGCTTGTCGCTCCCTGTCGAACGCTCCACGATGGAGATTACTCCAAAAGCTCCGATGATCGTTAACGCGTAGGTCAGCGTGTAATAGAGGACCGACGCGCTGCTCTGGGGTGTGTGGGCGGCGATTCCAAGCAGCATGTAGCCTGCGTGTGCGATTGCCGAGTAGGCGAGCAGCCTGCGAACGCTGGTCTGGACCAGCGCTGCAAGATTGCCGAGCACGATGGAAGCGAAGGCCATCCAGACCAGGACCATGATCCATGGGGGATTTTGACCGTAAGGCTGGCTTCCGAGTACGCCGTCGGTCAGCGCAATGAGCACGGAGAAGCTGGCAACCTTGGAACCGGATGCGATCAGCGCAGCGATCTGCGTGGGCGCTCCCTGGTAAGTATCCGGAGCCCAGAGATGAAACGGCACTGCGGCGATCTTGAATCCGAGACCTGCGGCGACTAGCACCAGGGCCACGACCAGCAACGGACTGATGCTCTGCGACGCGAGGGCTGTGGCGATCTCAGACAAATTCGTGCTGCCGGTGAGGCCGTAGAGATAGCTGAAGCCGAAGAGCATCATTGCGGCGGACATGCCGCCGAAGAGGTAATACTTGAGAGCCGATTCCGCCGACTGCGCGGAACTCTTGGCGAACGCCGTCAGGACGTAAAGCGACAGGCTCAACAGCTCGAGTGCAACGAAGATGATCAGCAGATCACGCGCCGCCGTGACCAGGAGCATGCCGGTCGCGCTCAACAGCACAATGGCTGCATATTCGCCGGGATTGCGGGAGAACTCCGCTTTGACGCTT is drawn from Acidicapsa acidisoli and contains these coding sequences:
- the bshB1 gene encoding bacillithiol biosynthesis deacetylase BshB1, producing the protein MTSTSDPSVDVLAIAAHRDDVEQTCGGTLLRMAARNLRTGILDLTQGESGTRGSATERAAEAEEAARILGVTHRQALDLPDGAVSNTLENRLKIARVVRELRPRVVILPYGEARHPDHATCSTLGYEACFLAGLSRLQGMGVEALPPHRPFKIVYASLYADVRPSFIVDITQFIEQRHASLMAYKSQYANQAQGGGLFVPEEEIRERTFAEARHYGLLAGVRYGEPFVQREVGLVDDLTLIPVQSI
- a CDS encoding bifunctional homocysteine S-methyltransferase/methylenetetrahydrofolate reductase translates to MGTVLYARGIFINRCYDELNLSDPSLILSIHEEYLQGGAEILETNTFGANRFRLARHGLASRTAEINEAGVRLARQAAEHLKDKQAGDAWVAGSVGPLGVHLEPLGKTGLEEARAAFAEQIAALAAAGADMLMIETMPALNEAREALLAAKETAPGLPVFVMVTVDDDGNCLDGSSPEHAATMFTELGADAIGCNCSTGPATVLTAIEAMRAVTSLPLVAMPNAGMPRAVEGRNIYLCSPEYMASFARKAIKAGAQYVGGCCGTTPNHIRAMKSAIRAIDAQNRNESRDQANPKSGVEVLGGASSALNAEIPPAPLAERSQIGSLVAEGTFVTLVEIVPPRGIDCHKEIEGARLLASLGVHAINVPDSPRASARMSAQSLCIQIQQHTGIETVLHYTCRDRNVLSIQSDLLGASSIGLHNILCLTGDPPKLGNYPDATAVFDVDAIGLVNIVRKLNYGFDIGGNSIGASTNFTIGVAANPGVPDIEQELRRFAWKVEAGAEYAITQPVFDLRLLETFLRRIEEFRIPVIAGIWPLTSLRNAEVLRNDLRVSVPESVMLRMAQADSPEAARAEGVSIAREMLMEAQPMVQGVQVSAPFGRYALAAEVIASVLPEATGPTR
- a CDS encoding exodeoxyribonuclease VII small subunit, with translation MANFEDSLKKLETIVAQLEQGDLALEESLKLFEEGVGLSAACKQELDAAEGKVQMLVKQRDGSQKPEPFLAES
- a CDS encoding SDR family NAD(P)-dependent oxidoreductase translates to MREPFRLDGLHALVTGGASGIGEATSRELVRAGAFVWIADINLTAAKALASSLGNAQAVSMDVTSAQSIEEAALQLPQLDILVNNAGIGHVGGIATTQAEDFDRLLNVNVRSVFLVTQRLLPLLLASPAKGSIVNIGSVAGMIGIRQRFAYCTTKGAVLAMTRQLAVEYPKELRVNAICPGTVETPFVEGYLDKYHAHEKEKIREELRARQPMGRLGQPEEVASMVRYLSSREASFISGSLFTIDGGWTAA
- a CDS encoding fumarylacetoacetate hydrolase family protein, with the translated sequence MKLVSFSELNRPAGPGSIRPGVLLDEGSRVIDLTTAGHADALAAITAGVTALTNGGAYRGYAVDEIKLHAPLSNPPRIFCIGLNYRDHAIESGMEIPKFPVVFFKMVPSIVGPGDTIVIPEITKEPDYEAEFAFVIGKGGFQIPASKAMDHVYGYTIINDVSARDIQFSTSQWSLSKSLPTFCPMGPSIVTADEIADPHALDVQLAIDGEVLQHSNTRELIFKIPELIEYISSITPLLPGDIVSTGTPFGVGLGRNPKRWLKAGETVTITIEGLGQLTNPVA
- the fucP gene encoding L-fucose:H+ symporter permease; amino-acid sequence: MNITVPSSQTHPMRESNQPIVPPGRMVPFVLVTALFYMWAIPNNLNDILIRQFMKSFALTRFEAGFIQTAFYLGYFGLAIPAGILMRRFGYKLGILTGLCLLASGSFLFWPAANAGSYSFFLLALFVIASGLSFLETAANPIIVRMGAPENSEQRLNFSQAFNPLGSITATLVGTVFIFSGVELTAGQIAAKKADGTYSAYLHSEIIRVVTPYLVLGIAALVLAFLIARTKFPSLDVEEEHEEGSTGDGLGTLLKRHFILGVVAQFLYVGAQVGTWSYFIQYVQSYAGVPERVAGYMLTGTLAAFAIGRFLSAWLLKYVRPDRLLSIFAACNVLLVLMAITQLNWVGVICLLCSSFFMSMMFPTIFALGIHGLGSRTKTGGSLMVMAIIGGAALTPVMGKISDAMSVNVAYSVPGACFLGIALYAWFGARPAKTTAA
- a CDS encoding amidohydrolase family protein, which translates into the protein MSIETKPMRVDAHQHFWQYTREEFGWINDSMAAIRRDFLPADLLPLLDEAGIDATVAVQACQSLAETEWLLELADKEPRIAGVVGWVPLIDPNVERTLDTLSANPKLKGVRHVLQGEPDEYMARDDFNSGIALLQRYSLTYDVLIFERQLPAAIRFVDKHPEQPMVLDHIAKPLIAVRELEPWRTHIRELARRPHVSCKLSGMVTEADFDEWTVDDLRPYVETALEAFGPERLLFGSDWPVCAAACGYVRWANVVKDFVSELSRNEQEMIFGRNAVRFYRLDESSY
- a CDS encoding thiolase family protein is translated as MKPIYIAAYSQSKFGKLLAVTQEQMIASAVAGVCAEIGVTADQIDSGSIAAACNFSLHQQGLMAGLLAGVPGMAAKPLEAVENACASGGQAVLSGIYKLQAGIGETAIAVGLEKMRDDQGRADGVRVGAALGYFSDPAERGGKTFVFPHIFAEIMQQYMQHWSVSEAELAAIAVQEYANARHNPFAQMQKVEVTLEQATTIGGNNRYLIDGLPLKTYDCSQITDGYAAMILATEEGLKRLGVDRHSCVQIAGWGQAVDPLQHQQRHVLEPAGAYRAMRGAYAMADITPAEIQAAEIHDCFTVMGALGTEILGKAKPGKGAAYWADGNAGPDGDCGINTSGGLIAKGHPVGATGVAMIGWAAWQLLSKVPAPLQVGNAEHAATFNIGGPVCASVCTVLRGPQ
- a CDS encoding NADH-quinone oxidoreductase subunit N, with amino-acid sequence MNSLVNGVNYGNLFAVTLPETILEIVSLLVLVVDLGWLRKSAQSTRMAAACVLGVLGCLSSVLWLSAHPQTASLATDALAATPLVAAAQIGILILTALVLLLSVKAEFSRNPGEYAAIVLLSATGMLLVTAARDLLIIFVALELLSLSLYVLTAFAKSSAQSAESALKYYLFGGMSAAMMLFGFSYLYGLTGSTNLSEIATALASQSISPLLVVALVLVAAGLGFKIAAVPFHLWAPDTYQGAPTQIAALIASGSKVASFSVLIALTDGVLGSQPYGQNPPWIMVLVWMAFASIVLGNLAALVQTSVRRLLAYSAIAHAGYMLLGIAAHTPQSSASVLYYTLTYALTIIGAFGVISIVERSTGSDKLDAFAGLSRRNPLLAGSMLIFLLSLAGIPPLVGFWAKFNLFASVLRSPTAGHWGLPLVALALGASAISLFYYLQVLKRVYVVKSAQTEPLLISFVELATLVIIALAVALLGVFPSALSGWIPLG